A window from Synergistales bacterium encodes these proteins:
- the csrA gene encoding carbon storage regulator CsrA: MLVLTRKSGESLMLGEDIEITVVEVRKDGVKLGIDAPRDVPIWRKELFDEIAQANVSATQPQLAKSELDKLFTQQHQQQEPKDKVKERTRKEENTHGA, translated from the coding sequence GTGCTCGTCCTCACCCGCAAATCCGGCGAGTCCCTCATGCTGGGTGAAGACATCGAGATCACCGTCGTGGAGGTGCGCAAGGACGGCGTCAAGCTGGGCATCGACGCCCCCAGGGACGTCCCCATCTGGCGCAAGGAGCTCTTCGACGAGATCGCCCAGGCCAACGTCTCCGCCACCCAGCCGCAGCTGGCAAAATCGGAGCTGGACAAGCTCTTTACGCAACAGCACCAGCAACAGGAGCCAAAGGACAAGGTAAAAGAAAGAACCAGGAAAGAGGAGAATACCCATGGAGCCTGA
- a CDS encoding flagellar assembly protein FliW, which yields MMELKTTRFGTLTLREQDIITFEKGVPGFPTYKKWLLVGDENSPIQWFQSTDDPDVALPVTSPGLFFGSYNAKIAPSERQAIGDPPDEHLSLVVVLTIPAAEPWKMTANLRAPIIINQSNRKARQTAVLDDSYQIRQPVFSPEAQEKLKAQAQNEETQEEQTVKENG from the coding sequence ATGATGGAACTCAAGACAACCCGCTTCGGCACGCTCACCCTGCGCGAGCAGGATATTATTACCTTCGAAAAAGGGGTCCCGGGCTTTCCGACATACAAAAAGTGGCTGCTCGTGGGGGACGAAAACTCTCCCATCCAGTGGTTCCAGTCCACCGACGACCCCGACGTGGCCCTGCCGGTCACATCGCCGGGCCTTTTCTTTGGCAGCTACAACGCCAAGATCGCGCCCTCCGAGCGCCAGGCCATCGGCGACCCCCCCGACGAACACCTCAGCCTCGTCGTGGTCCTCACCATCCCCGCCGCCGAGCCCTGGAAGATGACCGCCAACCTGCGCGCGCCCATCATCATCAACCAGAGCAACCGCAAGGCCCGGCAGACCGCCGTCCTCGACGACAGCTACCAGATCCGCCAGCCCGTTTTCTCGCCGGAAGCCCAGGAGAAATTAAAGGCCCAGGCCCAGAATGAAGAAACGCAAGAAGAACAGACGGTAAAGGAGAACGGCTAG